One Triticum dicoccoides isolate Atlit2015 ecotype Zavitan chromosome 4B, WEW_v2.0, whole genome shotgun sequence genomic window carries:
- the LOC119295387 gene encoding FHA domain-containing protein PS1-like: MATTAAAAEEVEAGAGSPIAAFAVAKGGVVLKHIFLNGPPTEAARRGADADRAEDPPVLFGRHPDCHVLIDHPSVSRRHLEVRCKRRQRRITVTDLSSVHGTWISGQRIPPNTLVELVAGDTLQLGASKREYRLHWLSLREAFEMDDLLPPLVEEDKEEIHTHQEAQDQLVPGQREPMDTRTHQETKHQVVSEQTECWAKVISSAPPLPESSLSHFHDNRAGAIGRTIVSENSITESVGSSIIQAAGKPVQSDKQKASDTMSRRAKLKSVKSLHIDTGRRSRTLSYSYKNEEAQNENRVCSQNCKGECAACMVLFDNFDVKAGEKERMVAPEKVHMNPHVMDSSTMERNQEVPNPLNLERSDEEKSILNFAKETEQHDIISENSIPQDSFDAKPQMGPESPCAVSPSVSKYGTFANQISQLDSTIHMESYEAMPENHFTHDMIDGNTNSHQEMKHDGLSHHKLDGVLSNKEKMAQNKIVVEDCQLEGIIFGSIFDNLDIEATEEKEEISLLDKENTTPYASSNITFERSQIMLKPTSSQELMDSISPLNLEHFSEGENSVLNIVKKMKSNELTSENLIPLMSVKREFMLMPDEDFKNDIIPDKENSVPPGKYNAAISPAEQGNLFLDENVAPASMDLKPIAGKVLGSRMDSSVSAEFTSNRSIHQRECSELSSEYDATSPVRQQNIFPDKENVTPPSRVLKSIGRKVLGSRMDNSVSAGYTPNRSISKRECNDLSSKSKRFHTVDAEAFYSDKENLTPISTGGMKARSCLPKNLFPVDADQDQEAFCSDKENSTPISTGGMKARSCLPKNLFPVDADQDQEAFCSDKENSTPVSCVALKTRDVSENRARIESAITKKRVVVDRLPFQTLLSNSPLRPTSSFDCTQADASEANLSIRLEDELNSLPHKNHESNRVGEGMKVWTMLADTDCLLDDESRKSIMLLKGIKGTHLIIPRIVMRELECMKQREGMFKRSSKATSIMQWIEDSVENESWWIHVQSSSEMLPVAPTPPATPTETQRNSEESEATAAGAFNSMLALFSPRSFTGIFSPRSLTDIDSPKTEDRVLDCALLFNKLRGSGQNMVILSNSVNLKIKAMSEGLLCEGAKEFRETLMNPCSDRFMWAASVPRGAAWSRLDEAALAENYYNSHRESRRNVPRPVEAARGLKLILLHNSSSLCARSGDQLRR, from the exons atggcgacgacggcggcggcggcggaggaagtgGAGGCGGGGGCGGGGTCTCCGATCGCGGCGTTCGCGGTGGCCAAGGGCGGCGTCGTGCTGAAGCACATCTTCCTCAACGGGCCGCCGACGGAGGCTGCGCGGCGCGGCGCGGATGCGGATCGGGCGGAGGATCCGCCGGTACTGTTTGGGCGGCATCCCGACTGCCACGTCCTCATCGACCACCCCAGCGTCAGCCGCCGCCACCTCGAGGTCCGCTGCAAGCGGCGCCAGCGCCGGATCACCGTCACCGACCTCTCCTCCG TGCATGGGACCTGGATCTCGGGCCAAAGGATCCCACCAAACACGCTGGTGGAGCTGGTGGCTGGTGATACACTACAGCTCGGGGCCTCGAAGAGGGAGTACCGACTTCACTGGCTTTCCCTGCGCGAGGCATTTGAGATGGATGATCTGCTTCCACCACTTGTTGAGGAGGACAAGGAGGAGATCCATACTCATCAG GAAGCACAGGATCAGTTGGTGCCTGGGCAGAGGGAGCCAATGGACACAAGAACTCATCAG GAGACAaaacatcaagtggtatcagaacaAACTGAATGCTGGGCTAAAGTGATCTCCTCGGCACCACCATTGCCTGAGTCTTCACTCTCACATTTTCATGACAACAGAGCGGGAGCGATAGGGCGGACGATTGTTAGTGAGAATTCAATTACAGAATCTGTTGGCTCTTCAATAATACAGGCAGCTGGAAAACCAGTCCAATCAGACAAACAGAAAGCATCAGACACCATGTCCCGAAGGGCCAAGTTGAAGTCAGTGAAGTCTCTTCACATTGACACAGGAAGGAGAAGCAGGACTTTGAGCTACAGCTATAAGAACGAAGAAGCCCAAAATGAGAATCGTGTATGTTCTCAAAATTGCAAGGGAGAATGTGCAGCCTGCATGGTTTTGTTTGATAATTTTGATGTCAAAGCTGGAGAGAAGGAAAGGATGGTTGCACCAGAAAAGGTCCACATGAACCCCCATGTCATGGACAGCAGTACCATGGAGAGGAATCAAGAAGTGCCAAACCCTTTGAATTTGGAGCGTTCGGATGAAGAGAAGTCCATACTGAATTTTGCTAAGGAGACAGAGCAGCATGACATTATCTCTGAAAATTCTATCCCACAAGATTCATTTGATGCAAAACCACAGATGGGACCAGAGTCGCCATGTGCTGTTTCCCCTTCGGTTTCCAAATACGGAACCTTTGCAAATCAAATCTCACAGCTGGATTCTACTATACATATGGAATCCTATGAGGCCATGCCAGAAAATCATTTCACGCATGACATGATTGATGGAAATACGAATAGCCACCAAGAGATGAAGCATGATGGTTTGTCCCATCATAAATTGGATGGAGTTCTGTCAAACAAGGAGAAAATGGCCCAAAATAAGATTGTTGTGGAGGACTGTCAGCTTGAAGGCATAATTTTTGGGAGTATATTTGACAACTTGGATATAGAAGCAACTGAAGAAAAAGAAGAGATCAGTCTACTGGACAAGGAGAATACCACCCCTTATGCCTCGAGCAACATAACATTTGAGAGGAGTCAGATAATGTTGAAGCCTACCAGTTCCCAAGAGTTGATGGATTCCATTTCCCCTCTGAATTTGGAACACTTTTCAGAGGGTGAAAACTCCGTGTTGAACATTGTAAAGAAGATGAAGTCAAATGAACTTACATCTGAAAATCTTATTCCGTTAATGTCAGTTAAAAGAGAATTTATGCTCATGCCGGATGAAGATTTCAAAAATGACATCATTCCAGACAAGGAAAACTCAGTACCGCCTGGAAAGTACAATGCTGCTATCTCCCCTGCGGAACAAGGAAACCTTTTTCTTGATGAGAATGTGGCACCTGCCTCCATGGATCTCAAGCCCATTGCTGGGAAGGTTCTTGGCTCAAGGATGGACAGTTCGGTGTCAGCAGAGTTCACTTCAAACAGGAGCATCCATCAAAGGGAATGCAGTGAACTTTCatcagaatatgatgctacctcccCTGTGAGGCAACAAAACATCTTTCCAGACAAGGAAAATGTGACACCTCCCTCCAGAGTTCTCAAGTCCATTGGTAGGAAGGTTCTTGGCTCAAGGATGGATAATTCAGTGTCGGCCGGATACACGCCAAACAGGAGCATCAGTAAACGGGAATGCAATGATCTATCATCAAAGTCCAAACGTTTCCACACAGTAGATGCTGAAGCTTTCTATTCAGATAAGGAGAATCTGACACCTATATCTACAGGAGGTATGAAAGCGAGAAGTTGTCTTCCAAAGAACCTGTTCCCAGTGGATGCAGACCAAGATCAGGAGGCATTCTGCTCCGACAAGGAGAACTCTACGCCTATATCTACAGGAGGTATGAAAGCGAGAAGTTGTCTTCCGAAGAACCTGTTCCCAGTGGATGCAGACCAAGATCAGGAGGCATTCTGCTCCGACAAGGAGAACTCTACACCAGTATCTTGTGTAGCTCTGAAAACAAGGGATGTGTCTGAAAACCGTGCACGAATTGAAAGTGCAATCACAAAGAAAAGGGTGGTGGTAGATAGGCTCCCTTTCCAGACTCTTCTGTCAAATTCTCCCTTGAGACCAACTAGCTCATTTGATTGTACCCAGGCTGATGCTAGTGAAGCTAATCTCTCAATCAGGTTGGAAGATGAACTGAACAGCCTTCCA CACAAAAACCACGAATCGAATAGGGTTGGAGAAGGGATGAAAGTCTGGACCATGTTGGCTGATACCGATTGTCTTCTTGATGACGAATCAAGGAAGTCTATAATGCTACTAAAAGGCATAAAAGGAACTCATCTGATCATACCAAGGATTG TGATGAGGGAGCTGGAATGCATGAAACAGCGGGAGGGCATGTTCAAGAGGTCATCAAAGGCTACCTCCATAATGCAATGGATCGAGGATTCCGTGGAGAACGAGAGCTGGTGGATCCAcgtgcagagttcatccgagatgtTGCCAGTAGCTCCAACCCCACCTGCAACTCCCACAGAAACGCAACGCAACAGTGAAGAAAGTGAAGCCACCGCTGCCGGCGCCTTCAACTCAATGCTGGCGCTCTTCTCACCAAGGAGCTTCACTGGCATCTTCTCCCCAAGAAGCCTCACCGACATCGATTCCCCGAAGACCGAAGACCGCGTCCTCGACTGCGCCCTCCTCTTCAACAAGCTAAGAGGCAGCGGCCAGAACATGGTCATCCTGTCCAACAGCGTCAACCTCAAGATCAAAGCCATGTCAGAG GGCCTGCTGTGCGAGGGGGCCAAGGAGTTCCGGGAGACGCTGATGAACCCTTGCTCTGACAGGTTCATGTGGGCGGCCAGCGTGCCGAGGGGGGCGGCGTGGTCACGCCTGGACGAGGCCGCGCTGGCGGAGAACTACTACAACAGCCACCGTGAATCCAGGAGGAATGTCCCGAGGCCCGTTGAGGCCGCCAGGGGCCTCAAGCTGATCCTGCTGCACAACAGCTCCTCCCTCTGCGCGCGTTCCGGCGACCAACTCCGTCGCTGA
- the LOC119295388 gene encoding receptor kinase-like protein Xa21 codes for MKITTIMQFILGLIVCNGHVIICGSLYGNETDQLSLLEFKNAITLDPKQSLMSWNDSTHFCNWEGVHCRMKNPYRVTSLNLTNRGLVGEISPSLGNLTFLKHLLLPTNGLTGTIPPSLGHLHRLQNLYLSNNTLQGRIPSLANCSNLKALWLDRNQLVGRIPADLPPYLQVLQLSVNNLTGTIPASLANITVLNQFNVAFNNIEGNIPNEIAKLPALHILNVGSNQLTGMFQQAILNLSTLVTLNLGPNHLSGEVPSNLGNSLPSLQNFALADNFFYGKIPSSLINASQIHIFDISKNNFTGSVLRSIGKLSELTWLNLEFNKLQARNKQDWEFMNSLTNCTKLNAFSVEGNHLQGHIPSALSNLSIQLQHLYLGRNQLEGGFPSGIANLPNLIVLGMNSNRFTGTIPQWLGALKNLQILGLADNIFTGFIPSSLSNLSQLAYLLLDSNQFVGNIPPSFGNLQNLEILNMSSNNLHGLVPKEIFRIPTLREIYLSLNNFNGQLPNDIGNAKQLRNLELSSNSLSGDIPSTLGECASLEDIKLDWNVFSGSIPTSLSKISSLKVLSVSHNNITGSIPVSLGNLQYLEQLDLSFNHLEGEVPKEGIFKNVTALWIEGNHGLCGGALQLHLMACSVMPSNSRNHKLFAVLKVLIPIACMVSLAMVILLLLFWRGRHKRKSMSSPSLDRNLPEVSFSDIARATDGFSTSSIIGRGRYGTVYQGKLFQDGNYVAIKVFNLETRGAPNSFIAECNVLRNVRHRNLVPILTACSSIDSNGNDFKALVYEFMPRGDLHGLLYSTQDYESSLDLIHITIVQRLSIVVDIADALEYLHHNNQGTIVHCDMKPSNILLDDNMTAHVGDFGLARFVVDSTVSSSDDSYSASSIAINGTIGYVAPECATGGHISTASDVYSFGIVLFEIFLRKRPTDDMFKDGLNIVKFVEMNFPARISEIIEPEVLQDQPEFPEKTLVAVKENDLDCVSSVLNIGLRCTKPYPNERPNMQEVAAGLHGIKEAYLRGY; via the exons ATGAAGATTACTACAATCATGCAGTTTATCTTGGGGCTCATTGTTTGCAATGGACATGTCATCATCTGTGGTTCCCTGTATGGAAATGAGACAGACCAATTATCACTGCTTGAATTCAAGAATGCAATTACCCTCGATCCAAAGCAATCCTTGATGTCCTGGAATGACAGTACCCACTTTTGCAATTGGGAAGGTGTTCATTGCAGAATGAAGAATCCATACCGTGTCACTTCTCTTAACCTTACAAATCGAGGTTTAGTTGGTGAAATCTCTCCTTCACTTGGAAATCTGACATTCCTAAAACATTTACTCCTACCGACAAATGGGTTAACTGGGACAATTCCTCCATCCCTTGGTCATTTGCATCGCCTTCAAAACCTCTACCTGAGCAATAACACACTGCAAGGGAGGATACCTAGTCTGGCAAACTGTTCCAACCTCAAGGCTCTATGGCTGGATAGAAATCAACTAGTTGGACGAATTCCTGCAGACTTGCCTCCTTACCTTCAAGTGCTGCAACTTTCAGTTAACAATCTGACTGGAACCATCCCTGCTTCTCTTGCCAACATCACAGTGCTAAACCAGTTTAACGTTGCGTTTAATAATATTGAGGGCAACATCCCGAATGAGATTGCAAAGTTACCTGCGCTCCATATTCTGAACGTGGGTAGCAATCAATTGACAGGCATGTTTCAACAGGCCATCTTGAACCTTTCTACTCTTGTTACCCTTAACCTTGGTCCAAATCATTTAAGTGGTGAGGTACCATCCAATCTTGGTAACTCTCTACCCAGTCTCCAAAACTTCGCATTAGCCGATAACTTCTTTTATGGGAAAATCCCATCTTCTTTGATCAATGCATCCCAGATACACATTTTTGATATATCAAAAAATAATTTCACAGGATCGGTGCTTCGGTCCATTGGCAAACTTTCCGAACTCACATGGTTAAACCTTGAGTTCAATAAACTCCAAGCACGTAACAAGCAAGATTGGGAGTTTATGAACAGCTTAACCAATTGTACTAAGCTAAATGCCTTCTCGGTAGAGGGGAATCATCTACAAGGCCACATACCAAGTGCATTATCCAACCTTTCCATTCAGCTTCAACATCTATATTTGGGGCGGAATCAATTGGAAGGAGGTTTCCCTTCTGGCATAGCGAACCTTCCGAACCTGATTGTTTTAGGAATGAATAGCAATCGATTTACAGGTACCATTCCTCAATGGTTAGGAGCTCTAAAAAATTTGCAAATACTAGGTTTAGCTGACAACATCTTTACAGGGTTTATTCCATCCTCCCTTTCCAATTTATCTCAATTGGCATATCTCCTTCTAGACTCGAACCAATTTGTTGGCAACATACCACCAAGCTTTGGAAATCTTCAAAACCTTGAAATACTGAACATGTCCAGCAACAATCTTCATGGTTTAGTGCCAAAGGAGATCTTTAGAATTCCAACACTAAGGGAAATttatttatctttgaacaacttcaATGGACAACTTCCTAACGACATTGGTAATGCCAAACAACTCAGAAATCTAGAACTCTCTTCAAATAGTCTATCTGGAGATATTCCTAGCACTCTGGGTGAGTGTGCAAGTTTGGAAGATATCAAGTTGGACTGGAATGTTTTCAGTGGAAGCATCCCCACTTCATTAAGCAAAATAAGTAGCCTAAAAGTTCTTAGTGTTTCCCACAATAACATTACTGGATCAATTCCAGTGTCTCTTGGCAACCTACAATATCTTGAGCAACTAGATCTGTCATTCAACCATCTCGAGGGGGAGGTCCCAAAAGAAGGAATCTTCAAGAATGTAACTGCTCTGTGGATCGAAGGAAATCATGGGCTTTGTGGTGGGGCTCTGCAGTTACACTTAATGGCATGTTCTGTTATGCCTTCAAATTCAAGAAATCACAAACTGTTTGCTGTACTCAAAGTGTTAATTCCAATAGCTTGCATGGTCTCACTTGCTATGGTCATACTTCTCTTATTGTTCTGGAGGGGGAGACATAAGAGAAAATCCATGTCGTCGCCATCACTTGATAGAAATCTTCCCGAAGTTTCTTTCAGTGATATTGCTAGAGCAACAGACGGGTTCTCAACATCCAGCATAATTGGAAGAGGGAGATATGGTACTGTGTATCAAGGAAAACTATTTCAAGATGGAAATTATGTTGCCATAAAAGTCTTCAACCTGGAGACAAGGGGAGCACCAAATAGCTTCATTGCAGAATGTAATGTCTTAAGGAATGTGCGGCATCGTAATCTGGTTCCTATACTAACCGCATGCTCAAGCATTGATTCTAACGGAAATGATTTCAAAGCTCTAGTGTATGAGTTCATGCCTCGAGGAGACTTGCATGGACTACTGTACTCAACTCAAGACTATGAGAGCTCTTTAGATTTGATACATATTACAATAGTTCAAAGGCTAAGCATTGTTGTGGATATAGCAGATGCACTGGAGTACCTACACCATAACAACCAAGGAACTATTGTTCATTGTGATATGAAGCCTAGCAACATTCTTTTGGATGACAACATGACAGCTCATGTTGGGGATTTCGGTCTTGCAAGGTTTGTAGTTGATTCAACGGTATCATCATCCGATGATTCATACTCAGCCTCTTCAATTGCGATAAATGGAACTATTGGATATGTTGCTCCAG AATGTGCAACAGGTGGTCATATTTCGACTGCTAGCGATGTCTACAGCTTTGGAATTGTTCTATTTGAGATATTCTTACGGAAGAGGCCGACAGATGATATGTTCAAAGATGGACTAAACATTGTGAAATTTGTTGAAATGAATTTTCCTGCCAGGATatcagaaattattgaacctgaagtaCTTCAAGATCAGCCTGAGTTTCCTGAAAAAACTCTAGTGGCCGTGAAGGAAAATGACCTGGACTGTGTAAGCTCAGTGCTAAACATCGGGCTTCGCTGCACCAAGCCATACCCGAACGAGCGCCCTAACATGCAGGAAGTGGCTGCAGGGCTGCATGGAATCAAGGAAGCTTATCTCAGAGGGTACTAA